The Chitinivibrio alkaliphilus ACht1 genome includes the window GGTGCACGAACAACGGAGTCACAGGTACATCGTGAATTAGCATCGGGTCTTTCTTGTCCCGTGGGTTTTAAAAACGGTACCAATGGATCTATTGATATTGCTATTGAAGCCATGAAGGCAGCAGCGGCTCCGCATCATTTTCTTTCTGTCACCAAGTATGGACATTCTGCAATTGTTGCGACTACGGGGAATAAGGATTCTCATATTATTCTCCGAGGTGGCAAGGGTACCCCTAATTATACAATGGAGTATATTTCAAAATACCGAGAAAAGCTCGCTACAGCGGGGCTTCCTGAAAAAATAATGATAGATTGCAGCCATGCCAATAGTAATAAAGTGTATACACAGCAACTTGTTGTTGGTGACTACGTGGGACGTGCGATTGCTCAGGGTGAAGAGTCTATTCTGGGAGTTATGATAGAAAGTAATCTTGTTGAGGGACGACAAAACCTCATCCCAGGAGAAGACGGGGTTTTTGGACAGAGCATTACTGATCCTTGTTTAGGGTGGAAAGATACAACTGACCTTCTCTACTCTCTTTCCGATTCGGTAAAAAGGGGACGAATACACACTGAGGTGTGATGCAACTGTTTTGTGTGCATTATATGAAACATTATGCATCATGCGTGGCGGTGCCATTCGCCTATAAGCGGGAATATATTTGGCATTCTCTTTGCTTAAGTGAGGAATTTAGCAAAGGGGAAGTTCATGGTCTACGGCGGAGTTGTTCTTTTTATTTTTGTGTTTATTGCCCACGCACGCGATGTAGATATTACTCGAAACCATATATGGCCACGTCTTACGGTTCGGCAGGAATATGAGCATGGTTTTGGGGCGCTCATATCTACGGGGTTTCGTCATAATCGGTTACGTGTTTTGGACCGCCAGGGAGAACCTCAGGATACCTTGGATACGCAAGAAATGTGGCTTCGGGAGGTATGGGGTGGTCCTACATGGAGGACACCCTTGGGCGAGCGTTCCCGCTATGGTACGTCTTTTCTATATCGACCACAATTCCAGTATGTCGCAGATGCACCACAATCTCCCTTGGTACGACATACCTTGCAAAGTAGTCACTCCTTAGTTACGTCTCTTACGTCCTTAGTTGCTATTCATCAGCGAATTATTCTTTGGGGATTATGGGATAATAGCAATCATGGAAAAGAGGTGGTTCTTCGGTATCTCTTGGGGCCCGAGTTTCATGTATCCCCTTTCTTTTCTTTGCATGTAAAGGGTGAATCCTTTTTTCGTATCTATCACACTGATGATGCCTTGGATGATGCAGGGATACTTCATCGTGTTATACTGTGGAGCGGAGTCACTCTTCGTCCCTTTGATTCAGTATCTCTATCTGTTGAATATGTTCGCAGTATAACTCTTCCCGATGATATCAGACGGATTCAAGATAACTATTTCCATATCCATACAACCTTTACACTATAATATCAGATTGGAGCATTATATGAAGAATACATTACTTCGCAAATCATCATGGATGGAGTGGTCGTGGGTGTTTATTATTGCCTTTTTTGTTCTTTCTATCTATAATCCTATTTTTGGAATTTTGGGAATTATCTGTATGGCAACTCCACTCTATTTTTCACTCCGTGGATATGGGAAAATTCATTGTTCTCATTATTGCCCTCGTGGGTCTTTTCTTGGTACATTTCTGAATGTGTTTTCATTTAAAAAATCTTTACCTCCCTTTTTCCGAAAGCAATATACGCGACACGTTATATTTGGAGCAATGATGGGATCTTTTATTTTTTCTCTATCTCAGAGCGGTGGAGATGTGCGTATAATTTCCTTTATACTACTTCGGATGATGACGGCCTCTTTTATTATGGCTATTTTTCTCGGAATATTTTTTAAGCCCCGCGCATGGTGTCAGGTATGTCCCATGGGTCATGCAACGGGACTTATTGAAACAATGCAGAAAAAGGAGAACCGATGAAACCTCTATCCATTGATATTAATCGTGATACCTGCATAGAATGTGGTTTTTGTGAGAAAATTTGCCCGAGAAATGCCATAGCCCCTCACCCTGAGTATGGGTTTGTAATCGGTGATGCTTGTGTTGGGTGTGGCCTCTGTGTCAAAAAATGTCCTGTTATGGCTATTTCTAAAAAATAAAATCTAAGTAATCTCAATAGTAATTATATTGTATTATAACCGTGGAGGTATATATGAATAAACGATATGTTGAAGAAGGCTTGTTGCTCATGCGTGTGTTGCTTGGTCTTGCTATGATAGCTCATGGTGTTCCAAAGCTTGCTGGTGGTGTTGAGCAGTGGGCTGGTTTAGGAAGTATGGGTATGGGAAGTGTGGGAATTCATTTTGCTCCGGCATTTTGGGGATTCCTAGCTGCACTGGCAGAAGTGGGGGGTGGTTTTTTTCTTGTTGTAGGAAAATATGTCCGTCCTGCCGCATTTTTTCTCTTTCTTACCATGGGTTTTGCTGCTCTGTTTCATCTTACAGAAGGACATGGGTTTAAGGGGGCTGCTCACGCCCTTGAGCTTACGGCAGTATTTCTTGCCTTAACCCTTATCGGAGAGCCCAAAAACGACACTATTTCTTTTATACGGAGGCGGCCATAGCTACGTTAAAAATTTGGGGTGCAGCGGTGAGAGCATACTCTTTCCCTGCCTCCCTCTTCCCACTCAGTATAGGAATACTATTTTCCATGCCCATCACTGATGAAGAAGTATATTTTCTTCCCTTTCTTATATTCAGTATGCTTTGTCTTCATGGTGGCACGAATTTAATAAACGACTATGTTGATTATTCCAAGGGACTTGATGGGAAACATCACCCTGGGGCAAGTGCTTTTATAGATCGAAAAATACTACAAAAAGGGCAGGTGCGAAAGGTGGCACTTTTTTTATTTGGTATAGCCTTTCTATGCGCGCTTCCTCTTTTTTATTATGGAGGAATACCAGTTGTTATTCTCGGGAGTATTGGCATTATGGGGGGATATTTTTACACAGCTCCCCCCGTTTCATATAAATATCGTGCGTTGGGTGATATCTTTGTATTTCTTTTAATGGGTGTAGGGCCTGCTGCGGGGGTGCTTTTTCTCTTTGATTCTTTTCAAATTTCATCTCTGTTCTCTGTGTTACCCCTTGCGTTTTATATAACAGCAATTCTTCATGGTAATAATATTCGTGATGCGCGCCATGATTCACAATACGGAGTACATACCTTTGCACAATTTCTTGGTCCCGTGAAAGCTCGATGGGTTTTTGTTATGGAGATTTTTGCTGCCTATGCTATAGTACTGTTTCTGTATTTTTACTATGGAAATATCTATATTTTTCTTCCCTATCTTACACTTCCCCTTGCTATTCGTGTGGCTATGACTGTATTGAAAAGCTCTGATACAGATACGACTCTTATGTATA containing:
- the aroG gene encoding 3-deoxy-7-phosphoheptulonate synthase AroG, yielding MQYKTDDVNIAEIKELLPPIALLERYEETEKTEELIYKTRKSICNIIENRDSRLLVIVGPCSIHDPVAALVYAEKLCSMREELKDTLEIVMRVYFEKPRTTVGWKGLINDPFLDNSFQINHGLRTARKLLLDINTLGLPCAVEYLDMITPQYIADLISWGAIGARTTESQVHRELASGLSCPVGFKNGTNGSIDIAIEAMKAAAAPHHFLSVTKYGHSAIVATTGNKDSHIILRGGKGTPNYTMEYISKYREKLATAGLPEKIMIDCSHANSNKVYTQQLVVGDYVGRAIAQGEESILGVMIESNLVEGRQNLIPGEDGVFGQSITDPCLGWKDTTDLLYSLSDSVKRGRIHTEV
- a CDS encoding 4Fe-4S binding protein — protein: MKNTLLRKSSWMEWSWVFIIAFFVLSIYNPIFGILGIICMATPLYFSLRGYGKIHCSHYCPRGSFLGTFLNVFSFKKSLPPFFRKQYTRHVIFGAMMGSFIFSLSQSGGDVRIISFILLRMMTASFIMAIFLGIFFKPRAWCQVCPMGHATGLIETMQKKENR
- a CDS encoding 4Fe-4S binding protein; the encoded protein is MKPLSIDINRDTCIECGFCEKICPRNAIAPHPEYGFVIGDACVGCGLCVKKCPVMAISKK
- a CDS encoding DoxX family protein produces the protein MNKRYVEEGLLLMRVLLGLAMIAHGVPKLAGGVEQWAGLGSMGMGSVGIHFAPAFWGFLAALAEVGGGFFLVVGKYVRPAAFFLFLTMGFAALFHLTEGHGFKGAAHALELTAVFLALTLIGEPKNDTISFIRRRP
- a CDS encoding prenyltransferase; translation: MRAYSFPASLFPLSIGILFSMPITDEEVYFLPFLIFSMLCLHGGTNLINDYVDYSKGLDGKHHPGASAFIDRKILQKGQVRKVALFLFGIAFLCALPLFYYGGIPVVILGSIGIMGGYFYTAPPVSYKYRALGDIFVFLLMGVGPAAGVLFLFDSFQISSLFSVLPLAFYITAILHGNNIRDARHDSQYGVHTFAQFLGPVKARWVFVMEIFAAYAIVLFLYFYYGNIYIFLPYLTLPLAIRVAMTVLKSSDTDTTLMYIDKDVAKVYTLFSILYCTGILFFTGPFLQ